The stretch of DNA AGTTACCGAAGCACAAGCACAGGAAATCAGAGAAGCAATCAAGAAACAACAAATGGCCGCGGCAGAGCAACAACAAAAACAAGAAAAGACGGCATCCGGCGCGCAAAACAAAAAACAGGAAATACTAGCCATATACAAGAGTGAAGAGTCACAACCGGGTCAACAACCTAAGAAGCATACCCCCGTGCTTCTCACACCCCCTCGGCCACCCCAACCGCCAGTCGCACCCACAACCACCACGGAAGAAAAGGCGC from Geminocystis sp. M7585_C2015_104 encodes:
- a CDS encoding translation initiation factor IF-2 N-terminal domain-containing protein — its product is MKNGRIRIYDLSKELAVENKDVLEICSRLSIEVKNHSSTVTEAQAQEIREAIKKQQMAAAEQQQKQEKTASGAQNKKQEILAIYKSEESQPGQQPKKHTPVLLTPPRPPQPPVAPTTTTEEKA